In Pyrus communis chromosome 1, drPyrComm1.1, whole genome shotgun sequence, the following are encoded in one genomic region:
- the LOC137714956 gene encoding DNA-directed RNA polymerases II and V subunit 8A-like, translated as MVDFLFDDIFSIEKVDPDGKKFDKVSRIVAQSEKHDVLLLLDVNTEIYPMHVKEKFLMVLSRTLEWSGAPVTGKRGQVEQKSLADKFEYIMHGLLYKMSTASSESSKGNPKASDEGSKTEVKVEVYASFGGLQMMLKGDPSSCTKFKIDQNLFLLIRKLM; from the exons atggttgatttcctgTTTGATGATATATTTAGCATTGAGAAAGTGGACCCAGATGGCAAAAAATTTGACAAAG tttccCGGATTGTAGCACAGAGTGAGAAGCATGATGTGTTGCTGCTCCTGGATGTGAATACGGAAATATATCCTATGCATGTAAAGGAGAAGTTCTTGATGGTGCTGTCTCGCACACTTGAGTGGAGCGGAGCACCTGTTACTGGAAAACGTGGACAG GTTGAGCAGAAATCTCTTGCTGACAAATTTGAATATATTATGCATGGATTGCTGTACAAAATGTCAACAGCAAGTTCAGAATCTTCAAAAGGAAACCCCAAGGCTTCAGATGAAGGTTCAAAGACTGAGGTCAAAGT GGAGGTATACGCTTCATTTGGTGGGCTTCAGATGATGCTGAAAGGAGATCCTTCGAGTTGTACTAAGTTTAAGATTGATCAGAACTTATTTTTGCTTATCAGGAAATTGATGTGA
- the LOC137741439 gene encoding uncharacterized protein — translation MGNNKRFKNHKPPHRDRGQSSRTHHHLPQSDESLPSDQATEEEPTATGPKIQLAMWDFGQCDAKRCTGRKLSRFGFLKELRVNNGFGGIVLSPVGTLCVSREDYSLIQRKGLAVVDCSWARLDDVPFVKLRCTAPRLLPWLVAANPVNYGRPCQLSCVEALSAALFICGEEETANLLLGKFKWGHAFLSLNRELLKAYSKCENSAEIISVQNDWLSQTSQVPKSPREVKGGADLSSLGEDDDSCDSDDGLPPLERNMNHLDIQESDEESD, via the exons ATGGGTAACAACAAGCGGTTCAAGAACCATAAGCCGCCTCACCGTGACCGTGGGCAATCTAGCCGGACCCATCACCATCTTCCACAGTCTGATGAATCCCTACCGTCTGATCAAG CTACTGAAGAGGAGCCAACAGCAACAGGTCCCAAAATCCAGCTTGCAATGTGG GATTTTGGCCAATGTGATGCAAAAAGATGCACGGGACGCAAGCTTTCAAGATTTGGCTTTTTGAAA GAATTGCGTGTCAATAATGGTTTTGGAGGCATTGTTTTGAG TCCAGTTGGGACGCTTTGTGTCTCAAGAGAAGATTATAGTTTAATCCAGCGAAAAGGATTGGCTGTTGTGGATTGCTCTTGGGCACGCTTGGATGATGTACCATTTGTGAAGCTGCGTTGCACTGCTCCTCGCCTCT TGCCTTGGCTTGTAGCAGCAAATCCAGTAAATTATGGTCGACCCTGTCAACTATCTTGTGTGGAGGCATTATCTGCGGCTTTGTTCATATG TGGGGAAGAAGAAACTGCAAATTTGTTGCTCGGAAAGTTCAAATGGGGTCATGCTTTCCTGTCCCTCAATAG GGAACTTCTGAAGGCATACTCCAAATGTGAAAATAGTGCTGAAATAATTTCAGTCCAAAATGATTGGCTTTCACAAACCAGTCAGGTTCCAAAGTCTCCTAGAGAAGTAAAAG GAGGAGCAGACCTGTCCTCTCTCGGTGAAGATGACGACTCTTGTGATTCCGACGATGGGCTTCCGCCACTGGAAAGGAATATGAATCACTTAGACATACAGGAAAGTGATGAAGAAAGTGATTAA
- the LOC137736382 gene encoding uncharacterized protein — MIKYGLNLRGQQKKQPTRPPVPKPLGFDDNDDDNDVEKEISRQASKNKSLKDIEEQQRKALEQDPSVFDYDGVYNQMKQKAIQPRVQDRQERMARYIPGIQRKAEERKREQEIIYERKLQKERNQEDHLYADKERFVTGAYKKKLAEQAKWAEEDRLRQLREEKDDVTKKKDLTDFYFNLQKNVAFGAENVKSRKLEKQEELSRPDKHEDRDRPITVALEPLGPSSVREGHLEKQTESGKPDKLEDGVIAAASVPLESSRVIEGLQDESLTKSKRRDELSEEKQASNASAQEKPSVEQPPENQPSSNHHKRSVDDVAAARERYLARKRPKEP, encoded by the coding sequence atgattAAGTACGGGTTGAACCTAAGGGGGCAGCAGAAGAAGCAGCCGACAAGGCCTCCTGTCCCTAAACCTCTGGGTTTTGATGACAATGACGACGACAATGATGTTGAGAAGGAAATATCTCGCCAGGCTTCCAAGAACAAATCTCTCAAGGATATTGAGGAACAGCAGAGGAAGGCACTGGAGCAGGACCCATCGGTGTTCGACTACGATGGAGTTTATAACCAGATGAAACAGAAAGCCATCCAACCTCGGGTGCAAGATCGTCAAGAGAGAATGGCAAGGTATATTCCTGGTATACAGAGAAAGGCAGAAGAACGAAAGCGAGAGCAGGAGATAATATACGAGAGAAAACTACAGAAAGAGAGAAACCAAGAGGATCACCTCTATGCAGACAAGGAACGCTTTGTCACAGGTGCTTACAAAAAGAAACTTGCAGAGCAAGCAAAATGGGCAGAGGAAGATCGACTGCGTCAACTTCGGGAGGAGAAAGATGATGTTACCAAGAAGAAAGACTTGACTGATTTCTACTTCAACCTTCAAAAAAATGTTGCTTTTGGTGCAGAAAATGTGAAGTCCAGGAAGCTAGAGAAGCAGGAGGAATTAAGCAGGCCAGATAAACATGAAGATAGAGATAGACCAATTACTGTAGCATTGGAGCCATTGGGGCCTTCCAGTGTGAGAGAAGGGCATCTAGAGAAGCAGACCGAATCAGGCAAGCCAGACAAACTTGAAGATGGAGTAATCGCTGCAGCATCAGTGCCGTTGGAGTCTTCCAGGGTGATAGAGGGACTTCAAGATGAAAGTTTAACCAAGTCTAAACGTCGTGATGAGCTCTCTGAAGAAAAGCAAGCTTCAAATGCATCAGCACAGGAAAAACCGTCAGTTGAACAGCCGCCAGAAAACCAACCAAGTAGTAATCATCATAAAAGAAGTGTAGATGACGTGGCTGCAGCAAGAGAACGCTATCTAGCAAGGAAGAGACCTAAAGAACCATAG